The segment CCCAAATAAAAAACTCGTAATCAGCAGAAAAACATACGGCATACTAACAGCTCCTTCGCACAAGCAACATGCGTTATTCTTGTTAATATCGTATCACCGCGTCTTCTATAACGGTATAAAATTTTGTATAATACAGTAAATACAAAATTTTATTAAGTATTATATAGGTTAACGTAATTATCTTCATTTTCAGCTACTTTCTGAAGGAGAATACTGAATAAAAGAAAGGTGGATAAATTCGATGGAAACCATTGTTAATAAAGTAATTGATGGAATTGACTTAAATCTATTGGACTTGTTGCAAAAAAACGCACAGCTCTCTAATGCAGAACTGGCTAAGCTTGTTAACTTGTCTCCACCTGCCACACATGCTCGCATTAAACGCTTGGAAAAAGAAGGGTTCATTGACAAGCAGGTTGCCATTCTTAACCATAACAAGCTGGGCTTTGATTTATTATGCTATATCTCTATCTCCACTAATATTCACCAGGAAGAGGCAATCGCAGAGCTTGAAGATGTCTTAAGCAAGATGGAGGAAATTTTGGAATGTCACTGTTTGACAGGCGAATATGATTACCTTTTAAAGGTTGCCAATAAAGACACAAGAGGATTAGAAAGCTTTATTAAAAAACTGAACAAGCTTGGTATTTCAAAAATCAATACTAGCCTTGCACTTAGGGAAATCAAGTCCTCCACTGTATTGCCCATTAAGTAATTTTTTTGGTACACCATGAGCCTTTAGTTTTTTAGCATAGCAAAGAGACCTCTTTATTATAGAGGCCTCTTTGCTTTTATTAAAAGGGATCACCAACAGCTTTTGCCGTAAAATGAAGTGCACAACCAAATTTAGATTGTTTAAAAACATTTTCAAGATGTTTTAACGCTTCCTGTGTAGAAAGCAATGTCTTCACTATGACTAGTACTTTTATTCTGCTGGTTTGCTCCACAGTTGTTGACACATAATTGTCCTCATATTCCGCAAAAAACTCTTTTACAAATCTGATTTGACCACAATAAAACTCAAAAGTATATTCGTTCATTTTATTATGCTGATTTCTCCGAATCACCAGAGCCAATATTGTTGTCAGCAGCAGCTTTGTTTGCTGCCATTACAAACGGAATATAAATGAGTGTCGAAACAGCCAAGCAGACAAATCCAACGACTAGTGCGAGCCAGTTTCCGCCAGTTCCTAGGAATGCAATCAGCGGCCCAGGTGTTGTCCACGGCACTGAATAAGCGATAGGCGGAATCAGTCCTGTAACAATAGCAGCATAGCCGATAATAATGTTTATAGCAGGAACCAATATAAACGGCAGGATTAAGATTGGGTTAAGCACGACAGGTAAACCGAAAATAACTGGTTCATTGATATTGAATAAACCTGGAGCTATGGAAAGCTTGCCAATATCTCGGTAATCCTTCCGTTTTGCGACAATAAATATCGCAATTAATAGACCTAAGGTCATACCCGAACCACCATAGTTAGCGAAGGCATCATTGATTGCCCATGTCACAGGATATGGAGCGCCCCATGCAGAACCATGCTCTGCCACATAGTTTAAATTCTCAAGACCTGCTTCAGCAAACATAGCCTCACGGATAGCAGCAATTGTATTAGGACCATGAATACCGAAAACCCATAAAAGGTTTGAAACAATTGCCAAAATGACAAGTGAAAAGATATTAGTGCCCAAATGCTTTAACGGTGTTTGAATGACAGCATAAATAAATTCATGCAAGCCTTTTGGATAAAAAGTATTAATAATAGCGTTTCCAATTGCGAACGCCACCGTAATAATAATGATCGGAATCAGCACCTTAAATGACCGTGCAACAGCAGGCGGGACAGATGCTGGCATATTTATCTGCAATTTCTTCGACTTGGAAAGCACACTGAAAAATTCCCCAACAAGCAAACCAACAATTATTGCTACGAAAAGCCCTTGTGCTCCCACCCATTGCGTTGTCAAGAAGCTTGTGCCTTCTACCGCAGTGTATGGCGGATAAATAATAAAGAAGGTGGACAATGCCGTTAAACCGCTCAGCAGTTCATCTGATTTAAGTGAGATGGCCATATTTCTTGCTACGAGAAAGACGATGAACATGGACAAAATGTTCGTTGATCCGTTTAGTACCGGAGAAAAAACGGATTGCAGGTCAGCTAAGCCTGGAAATAGCTTATGAAGAAATAATATTTTAGCGATAAATCCGTCTGGCGCCAAAACAGCAAAATTGAGCAAAACGATAAGTGAACCAGCAAGGGTAATCGGAAAAGATAAAATAAATGCATCCCGAATTGCTACAATATGCCGCTGTGAGTTCAATTTAGACGCAACAGGCACCAAAGCCTTCTCAGCAAACTTTTCAAAATTGGCCATAAAGCCCATATGTTACTCCCCCTATTAAATTATAATTCTGCACCCTTTAGATGTAGAATCTGTTTGACAGGCAGATGGATGTTTTTTCATGATGTACAGGAGGTCTTGCCTGACTTATTTTTCTATATTTTTATTCCTACAGCAGTTCAAGTGCTCTGTCTAAAACAGCTTTGCCATTCATCGTTCCATATGCTCTCATATCAATTACCTCTACCGGTACTCTGCCAGCAATAATGGACTCAACCTGTGGCTTTTGGTAACGAACCTGAGGCCCTAATAAAACAACATCGACTTGATCAGCAACACTTTGGCATTCTGATACTGGCAATGCAAAGATTTCAATGCTTATTCCTTTCTCCTCTGCCGCATCCTTCATCTTGTTAACTAACAAACTTGTAGACATTCCTGCTGCACAAACTAATAAAAGCTTTTTCATTATGAACCCCTCCTAATTTTTCTCCTATATATTCTTTGTTAACTCCTCCTTGTATTGTATTGTATACGCTTTCATTAATTTATCAATAACATTTCGTAACTTAGATTTTTGTTTCATTTTAAGGAAATTGTTTCAATTATGGCACATGTTGTTTTATAGTTATAATGTGGTTTGAAATAAATGCTAAAAAGAACAAATCCTAGCTTAGGAGGAGATCAACCTGTTTACAAGAGAGATGGTCCAAACATTTAATGAATTGGAAATGATTCTTTACAACTTCATCACGAAAAACAGCGATAAGGTCATTTATATGCGGATAAGAGAGCTGTCAGATCAAACCCATGTATCCACCTCAAGTATTTTACGTTTTTGCCGAAAGCTTAACTGTGATGGTTTTTCAGAATTTAAAGTGAAGCTCAAGCTGTTTTTGGACAGAAATGAGCAAGAGAATTTAAAATCTACAAAGTACTATCTATCTGAGTTTCTTGAACGGACGATGAAGGGAAATTTCGAATCACATATTCAAAAAATGGCAGAGCTTGTGCTGCGGACAGACAAAATCATTTTTGTAGGTACAGGGAGCTCAGGAATACTCGCTGAGTATGGCGCAAGGTATTTTTCTAGTCTTGGCAAATTTTCCTCTTATATTAAAGACCCTTTTTATCCGATAAACAGTAAAGAATTAAAAAACAGCACTTCCATCATTCTCTCTGTTTCTGGTGAGACAGATTTCACCCTTAATTTAGCTAACCAACTTAAAATGGAAGGCTCCAACATTGTAAGTATCACGAACAACAAAAACTGCCAGCTTGCAAAAATTTCAGACATAAACATTGCCTATTATGTGACAGAAGTGTTTTTGGGAGATTCTAATATCACCTCCCAAATGCCAGTAATGTACATATTAGAAGAAAGCGCTCACATAATTCAACAGCATTTAAAAAACCCTGCTACATAAATAAAGACAAAGCCATCACTTTTTGTGCAGGCTTTGTCTTTATTTTACTTTAATAGAAAGCATTCATGTTTACTCCGATTGCTTCTCTTTAATAAGTTTTTCCCTATCCGCTGTTGCTGGAGGCTGCTCAAGCCAGCTGTTTTTGATCATAATATTTGCCCCAGTCTTTGCATATTGAGCTATTTCGAAGGAAAGACGTTCATAATTGACGGCAATATCACTCCTTTGGCTCGCACCAGCAGCTGTTGCATAATTGCCGATTCCTGATGCGCTCAATAGGGCCATATGAAACATCATTAATTTATCTGAGAATGTTCTGATTGTTGATTGCGTTATTCCAATATCAGATGACATCGGACTCTGAATATTTCCATCAATTAAAGTGTCCGCAAAAATTTTTACATGTTTTTTCGAAATATCCTTACCCCTAACCATGTATTCCTGGACATCTATATTGTCAGAAGTTTGTCCAAAGGCAAGACTGATTTTATAGCCAATATTATTCGTTTGGATATTCATGAATAAATGAGATATCTCGATTGCATTTAATGGACGCTTTTTATGGAAGAAATTTAAACCGCTTAAGTAGCTGTTACTGTCAATATAATCTATATTTGAAGGCGGCAAAATGTAAGGTGACCGGACTAACAAGCCTTTCTTCCTTAACACATCATTGCTGTGTTGATAGAGCTTAACAGTTAATTGCAGGGATAAAATAAAGTGCTCAATGATATCTTCTCTATAGCTCATAGCAGTGAAACCACTATAGGCAAGCATCCCTGCTTTTGCCATATGATTTATATAAATTAAAGAGAAGGTATCTGTAAATAAAGCAGGGGCATCAAGATGAACATCTTTATCTGTAAAACCATATGGCTGTGCAAAATTCTCTTCATGAAAGATATGCTGAAGCTTATCCACTTCCTTGATGGAGATTGAATTCGCACTTTCCACAACCTCGGCTATCTCTTTATCTGTAATATACTGTTTCATATGGCTTAGCACACATTTACTCATCGTGTTATTCATATAAGAGGTCCATAACGAAGCTATCTCAGTCGAGGTAAGCTCTATCTTCTGTTCTGGCATGATTTTCCTCCCGCGCAAAGTTGATATACTTAATATTCTCCTTTTTCCTTTTTTTTATTATTAGTCTAGCTAATAAAATGGAGACTGTATTTGCGGAAGTTTTTAATTTAAGAAGTAGAGGTGTTTTTTTTGCGGTTCGCCCAAGCTAATGCCTTTTGCTCTAGAGCTGCTGTAACTTCATGCTTTCCCATTATATAAGCGTTTATATTATTGGGGTACTTTTGTGCTAATGCTGCTTTTAAATCACCGTATTGTTTAGCATCCTCCTTGTTTACACGCAAATAATCACGAAATGCAAGATGACGGAATATGTCCTTATTATCTTTCTCATAAATATGGAGATGATGTGTGCGTTCATCTCCGCCTTTTTGCAAATATCTTCGGCCGGAAATCCCATTCTCCCCCTTCGCTTCATAGCCCAATTCAGCCATTTCGTTATAGAACTTCTCAACATTATGTATATTTGTAACAACAGGCATTATATCAATAATGGGTTTTGCATTCATGCCATGTATGCTCGTGCTTCCAATATGATGTATTTCCAGTATTACCTCGCCGAAAATATTCTCAAGCTGCCGTTTTTCTTCTTCAAACAGAGAACTCCACTCTTCCTTATATGTGCACACCTCAACTTTTCGCATAAGCTCACCGCCTTTTATTAGTTTTCTAAATAACGGTATAACGTAGATTTGCTTATACCTGTGGCCTCTTTAATTTCATTTAAGCTATATCTTTTACTTTGATACATTTCAATGGCCTTTTTTACATTTTCATCTGCTTTACGGGGTCTTCCTGTCGATATCCCCTTTTTCTTCGCAAATTCCATTCCCTTTTTAGTTCGTTCACTAATGATTTCATTTTGAAATTCAACTAAATGTCCGACCATTTTCTTCAAGGAATATTCTTTTTGCTGCTCCATATCAATATCTTCATGCAATGTTTGCAAATAGGCTCCCTTTTGCTCGAGGATCTCCAGTAATTCAAAAAGATGCCTGCTAGAGTCTGCTAGTGTAAACAATCTGCATACGACAATTTTGTCTCCCTTATTTAACTGCTCTAGCAGCTGGTGAAGCACCGTTCTTTTTTTTGCTGAGGAGTGCCCTTCTTTTACTAACTTTGCGCATAAACCAGTAAGCTCCTGTTCCTGAAGCTTACAATCCGTATCCTCCTGGGCAGGCCGCATATAGCCAAATATCATCTTTATGCCTCCCTTGTTATTTCTACTATTAATTATTATAGATAGGAAAATGCCTTTTGTAAAAATCGTCCCAATATATATTCCCTTTTGGGAAAATTTCTGTTACAATTCTCCTTATTGAAACTTGCCAACTATAATGAGGTGAATAATTTTGATAGAAAAAATAAAACGTGAATGGTTTTTCAATGTCCGAGCCGATATTCTTTCAGGTATCGTCGTTGCATTGGCATTGATCCCAGAAGCAATTGCCTTCTCGATTATTGCAGGTGTTGACCCAATGGTTGGGTTATATGCTTCCTTCTGTATTGCCATAATCATTTCTTTTGCTGGCGGAAGACCTGCGATGATATCTGCGGCAACAGGGGCGATGGCATTGCTGATGGGGCCATTAGTAAGAGATTACGGGCTGGAATATTTGTTTGCAGCAACAATTCTTACAGGAGTTTTCCAGGTGGTTTTTGGCATTTTTAAAATTGCCAAGCTAATGAAGTTCATACCAAGAGCAGTTATGATTGGATTTGTAAATTCCCTTGCCATCTTAATATTTATGGCACAAATGCCCCATTTCCTCGGGATTTCCAATATGACGTATGTTTTCGTAGCAATCACTTTATTGATTGTTTATATTTTGCCTAGATATGTTAAAGTCGTCCCAGCACCTTTAATTGCTATTATATTGTTAACAATTGCATCTATTTTTGGGAATATGCAGCTTGAAACTGTGGGTGATTTAGGCAATATAACAAAAACCTTGCCATCATTTTTGATTCCAGATATTCCTTTCAACTTTGAAACACTTGCCATTATCTTTCCATATAGCATCGCCATGGCAGTTGTAGGGTTATTAGAGTCACTGCTCACAGCGAGTATTCTTGATGATGCAACAGACACAGACAGCAATAAGAACAGAGAAGCTAGAGGACAAGGGATTGCTAACATCATTACCGGCTTCTTCGGTGGTATGGCTGGCTGTGCTATGATTGGCCAATCTGGAATTAATGTAAGATCAGGGGGAAGGGGCAGACTTTCCACCTTTGTCGCAGGAGCTTTTTTAATGTTTTTAATCATTGTGTTAGGAGATCTTGTTGTACAAATACCAATGCCAGTGCTTGTTGGCATTATGATTATGGTTTGTATTGGCACATTTGATTGGTCTTCCTTCAAATACTTAGTAAAAGCTCCGCGAACAGACGCAATTGTCATGCTTGTTACAGTTGTTATTGTAGTTGCTACACATGACTTGTCAAAAGGAGTCATTGCAGGTGTTATTTTGAGTGCTGTCTTTTTTGCAGCGAAGATATCACATGTTAATGTCACGAAGAAATTTACGGAAAATGAGCATAAATTCTTTGTGCAGGGCCAACTGTTTTTTGCATCTGTTGACAGCTTTGTAGCCGCATTTAACAACGCATACCAGAACAAAAATATCGTTATTGATTTTTCTGAATCCCATATTTGGGATGACTCTGCTGTTGGAGCCATTGATAAAGTTGTTCTTAAGCTCCGTGAAAATGACAATACAGTCAATATCATTGGCTTAGATTCTGCCAGCAAAAATCTCGTTGATAAGCTGGCAATCTTCCAAAATCAAAACGCAAAACCATCTGGAAGCTAAAAATAATCAAACAAAAGATTCATGGATACATTACCATGAATCTTTTTTCTCTTTCAAGTGTTTCAGCCGCCAAAATAATTCCCAGGAAATCCTTTCACATCCATCTTGCATTTATAAAGCGCTCCTGCTAACGGGAATTTTTCCAGCTCCTCTGTACTCATACCTGTTCGTGCTGTTGTGATATACAGTTCCTGAGCATTTTCTCCGCCAAATGCACAGGAAGTGACATTTGGTGCTGGCACATTGATTGCCTCTAATTTCTTTCCGCTATTTGGATTCCACCTTGAGACCTGTCCGCCTCCCCAATGGGCAATCCACAGCATTCCTTCTTCATCTATCGTCATTCCATCAGGGAAGCCTTCTTCATCTGAAAAATCAATGATAGCACGCTTATTGTCAATATCACCAGAATCCAAATCAAAATCAAATTGATATACCTTTTGTACAGGTGTATCGATAAGATATAGGTACTTATTGTCTAAGGACCAGGCCAACCCATTAGAAGTGCTTAACTTATCGACCTTCTTCGTAATGGACCCGTCTTTCTCTAAACAATATAATGCTGCTTTCTCCTTCTCATCCTCTGTACTCATTGTTCCTGCCCAGAAACGACCTTGTGTGTCGCATTTTCCGTCATTAAACCTGTTAGCAGGCAAATGCTCCTCTGGATCAAATATAGCCTGCAATTCCCCGCTGTCCAGGTCTAAATAGTGAAAGCCATTTTCTAACGCAACAACTGCTTTATTCCCTTCAGGAGTTGGAATAATGGCACTGACTTTTTGTGAAAGTACTACTTCCTTATTTTCATTTTTGCCCGGATTATGGATACAAACTTTTCTGTTATCAATATCAACCCAATACAGCAGTTCCTTCTTATCATCCCAAAACGGTCCTTCTCCTAATTCTGCATTTGCATCAAACACAAGCTCTAATTTCCGAACCATACAATCTCCTCTTTCTGCAGTTTATTTTCTTTCCATATACCTCAATTCTTGCTCATAAAAACCGCTTCCATTTTTTTCTTTTCCCTTTTCAATCATGATAACCCAGCTAAGCCGCATACCTTAGAAAATAGAATATCGTTACCCGAGGTGATTACTTTGGAAACAGAACTGATTGTTATGGAACAAAAACGGAGAGTAGCTGAACTTGCGAGCCTCCAATTTAAAGACGGCTCCTTTCGCTTTCGTTTTCAAGGCAGTTTAATGACAGATGCCTTCTTTATCATTACATGCAGAGCGCTGGATATGAAAACAGAGGAAGAAAACATTAAGCTACTTGTTGACTCATTAAAAGCCTCACAACAGAAGGAAGGTTATTGGAAAGCATATCAAGATGAACCGAACGGTCATTTATCTGCAACAATCATCGCATATACAGCCCTTTTATATTCTGGTTATGTGAATCGTACTGATGAAAACATGAAAAAAGCAAAGTCCTTTATAGTAAAAAACGGAGGTATTTCTAAAGCACATTTTATGATTAGGTGGATGCTTTCAGTCAATGGGCTTTATCCATGGTCTAAAATGATTTATGTACCCATGACTTTTTTGCTGCTGCCGTCCTTTCAACCAGTAAATTTCTTTCAATTCAGCGCATATGCGCGTATTCATTTCATCCCAATGCTCCTTGCCTCTAATAAAAAATTCACCATCAAAGCCAAAAACAAACCAAACCTAAGTGACCTTCATATTAGAAACGACGAACCCTCCCCTGACATAGAGTATTTAGAAGATGAAAGATCTCCTTTCTCTTTTGTTTGGAAGGAAATGAAAAGGATTGGGAAATGGCCCAGCTACCTTCATCAGCTTGGCTATTACTATGCTGAGAAATATATATTAGACCGGCTCGAGGAGGATGGGACACTATACAGCTATGCAAGTGCAACCTTTTTTATGATTTATGGGCTCCTGTCACTCGGCTATCGTAAAGACTCACCTGTTATTCAAAAGGCTATGTCAGGACTCTCCGCCCTTATTGACAAAACAGGAACACATGCCCATTTAGAGAACTCAACAAGCACAGTATGGGACACAGCATTAATAAGCTATAGCCTTCAAGAGGCAGGCTGTTTGCCGAGCGATGATTTCATCTCCAAATCTGTTGACTATCTGTTAAAAAAGCAGCACACAAAATTAGGAGACTGGCATGTTCATAACAAAGGGACCTCTCCTGGAGGCTGGGGGTTTTCTGACATTAATACAAATAATCCAGATAATGATGACACCTCTGCTGCGTTAAGAGCCTTAACAAGATCAGCTGCCAATAATAAGGTCATTCACGAAGCCTGGCAGCGTGGGACTAACTTTCTTCTGTCCATGCAAAACAAAGATGGCGGTTGGGGAGCATTCGAAAAAAATACAGATTGGGAGCTTCTTCAGCATGTGCCAATTGAAAATGCCAAAGATGCTGCTGTCGATCCATCTACACCAGATTTGACAGGCAGAGTACTCGAATATTTAGGGAATTTTGCCGGTTTAACAGAAAATCACCCTCACTTAAAGGCCTCTGTTCAATGGCTCCTAGACAACCAAGAGAAGAACGGCTCTTGGTACGGGCGCTGGGGTGTTTGCTATATATATGGGACATGGGCAGCAATCACTGGCTTAAGGGCTGCTGGATTTTCCGAAAAACATGCGAGTATCCAAAAAGGTGTCAAGTGGTTGAAAGCCATTCAAAGACAGGACGGAGGCTGGGGTGAATCATGCCGAAGCAGTGAAAAGCGCATGTTTATCGCCCTTCCTTTTAGTACAGATTCGCAGACTGCTTGGGCAATTGATGCCCTGGTTGCCGCAGGTGAATCGAAAAGTGAGGCAGTTACAAGAGGACTAAAATTTCTTTTAACAGCAAACAAGGATACGCTGAGCAGCACCTATCCTACAGGAATTGGGCTGCCTGGACAATTCTATATTCATTACCATAGCTACAGCAAAATCTATCCCTTATTGGCAATTTCCCATTATTTACAGTCACTAAAAAACACTAATTCCGTATAGTATACTACTACAGCTATTATCTCTTGTATAAAGAGATGATAAGTGCTATTATATACAAAACATTCCAGAATTTATAAAAATCGATGAAGAGAACAAGTACGTCTTGGCATGAGTTTACAGCGAGCCGGGTATGGTGGAAGCCGGCAAATGAATCCAGACAGAAACATCATCTCTGAGATGCAAGGCTGAAATATGAGTAAGCCTTGCCGGGACTTCCACCGTTAACAAGGAACACGTATGATGGTACGTTGACTAAGAGCTGACTGCTTTTTGCAGCAGAATTTGGGTGGTAACGCGGGTATACAACACTCGTCCCTTTTTATAGGGACGAGTGTTTTTTATTTACTCAAGCTGTCATGTTCCGGTATTTTCTGGTAAGCATTCACCTTAAAGGAGGTTTTATCATGGAAAAAAGCCAACAGCAAACGCAAGCAGAAAAAGAGAAAAGGATACGCTTATTTTGGGAGCAAGAGCATATTTTTGAAAAATCAGTAACAGCAAGAAAGGATCAAGAATCCTTTGTTTTCTACGAGGGTCCACCTACTGCTAATGGTATGCCCCATGTAGGCCATGCACTTGGCAGAACAATAAAGGATATCATCGCTCGTTTCCAGACAATGGCAGGTAAGCAGGTCGTCCGCAAGGCTGGCTGGGACACACATGGTTTGCCAGTTGAGCTTGGTGTGGAGAAGGCTTTAGGCATCTCTGGTAAGCAAGCAATTGAGGACTATGGAGTAGAGGCATTTATTCAAAAATGCAAGGAGAGCGTCTTTTCCTATGAAAAGCAATGGCGGGATTTCACGAAGGAATTAGGTTATTGGGTGGACATGGAGAATCCTTATATGACAATGAGCAATGAATACATTGAGTCTGTTTGGCATATCCTCGGCACCATTCATGACAAAGGACTGCTATACAAAGGACATAAGGTTTCTCCCTACTGCCCTAGCTGCCAAACATCCTTAAGCTCCCATGAGGTTGCGCAAGGCTATAAAGATGTTAAAGACTTAAGCGCAACTGTAAAATTCAAACTAAAAGACAGAGATAACGAGTTTATCCTCGGCTGGACGACAACTCCTTGGACATTGCCAGCAAATGTTGCACTTGCGGTTAACGCAAAGCTTGAATATGTTCGGATACAGACAGGTACTGAAATCCATATAACAGCTAAAGCTCTTGCCCAAAAGGCTATGTCAGCTGACAGCGTTATTCTCGAAACAATAGAAGGTAGTGCATTACTCGGACTTCGCTATGAAGCACCATTCTCCTTCATCACTGTCGATAAGGGCCATTATGTCGTCAACGGAGACTTTGTTACAGCAGACAGCGGAACAGGCATTGTCCATATCGCACCTGCATACGGGGAAGACGATTATCGTCTTGTCCAAGAAAATGATCTTTCCTTTGTTCAGGTCGTTGATGGGAGCGGTAAATATACAAAAGCAGTCACTCCACTAGCAGGCAGATTTGTTAAAGACTGTGACGTGGATATCATCAAGCTGCTTCATGAAAAAGGCTTATTATTTCATAAAGAAAAATATGAACATTCCTACCCTCATTGCTGGCGGTGTGATTCGCCCCTTCTGTATTATGCACTTGAAAGCTGGTTCATCCAAACAACAGCTGTGAAGGACGCAATGATAGCAAATAACCAGCAGGTAAACTGGTATCCAGACCATATAAAGGATGGTCGCTTCGGGAATTTCCTAGAACAAATGGTAGATTGGAACATCAGCCGCAGCAGGTATTGGGGAACACCTTTGAATGTTTGGGAATGTCCTGCATGCAAGAAACAAACGGCTCCAAAAAGCATCGCTGATTTAGCGAACCTAACAGACAGTAATTTGGATGAGCTTGAGCTTCATAAGCCATATGTTGATAATATAACTTTCCCTTGTCCTTCCTGTAGCACGCTAATGGTGCGCACACCTGAGGTAATCGACGTTTGGTTCGACAGTGGCTCCATGCCTTTTGCACAATATCATGCTCCATTTGAAAACAAGGAACTATGGAAAAGCCAGTATCCAGCAGACGTAGTTGTTGAGGGAATTGACCAAACACGCGGCTGGTTCTATTCCTTATTAGCTGTATCTACACTTTATAATGGAGAACTGCCATATAGAAATGTATTAGCAACAGGCCATGTACTTGATGAAAATGGCCAGAAAATGTCTAAAAGCAAAGGAAATGCACTTGATCCGGTTGAGCTCATCCATGAATACGGAGCTGACTCGCTAAGATGGGCATTGATCGAAGACAGCGCTCCATGGAACCAGAAAAGATTTTCAGTTAAAAATGTCCAAGAAGCAAAGTCTAAATTAGTCGATACATTAACAAGCCTTCATCATTTCTATAAGCTGTACGCTGACATTGATGGATTTAATCCAAAATCATCTATTGAAGCTGGTTCGTTAACATTAATGGACAAATGGGCTAATTCCCGTCTTGCTTCGACTGTATCACAAGTAAACAAGGAAATGGAAAACTTCCAGCTGACAAACGCAGCAAGGCATATCGGCAATCTGCTTGAGGATGTTAGCAACTGGTATATCCGCCGAAACAGAGAGCGGTTCTGGAGTGAAGGAATGACCGCAGACAAAACATGCGCTTACCATACCCTTTATAATCTGCTTGTGCAAATAACAAAGCTGCTTGCACCATTTACACCTTTTACAGCTGAAGATATCCATTATAAGCTGACAGGAAAAAGTGTCCATTTGGAAGATTTCCCAAAAACCGATGAATTGACCATTGATTTAGAGCTTGAGCAAAAAATGAGCGCAGTCAGAGAAATTGTGGAGCTTGGTAGAAGCATTCGTCATCAGACTCAAGTCAAAACAAAACAGCCTTTGGCCATGATGGCAATCGTTTCAAACGAACTAACTTCTGATGTACTGCGAAGCTTTAGTGAAATCATCAAGAGTGAGCTGAATGTGAAACAGATAGATTGGGCCGAATCGAGTAAGGGATATATTCAGCATAGCCTTAAGCTTAACTTTAAAAATGCAGGCAAGCGCCTTGGCAAGCTGGCAAATCCTGTTCATAACGCCCTCTCCACTCTGACACAGAAAGAGATTGAGCAATTTCTTCATAATGGGCAATTAACTTTAAATCTTGATGGGCAGCAAGTAGAGCTTCAAAAGGAAGATGTGC is part of the Niallia taxi genome and harbors:
- the ileS gene encoding isoleucine--tRNA ligase; translation: MEKSQQQTQAEKEKRIRLFWEQEHIFEKSVTARKDQESFVFYEGPPTANGMPHVGHALGRTIKDIIARFQTMAGKQVVRKAGWDTHGLPVELGVEKALGISGKQAIEDYGVEAFIQKCKESVFSYEKQWRDFTKELGYWVDMENPYMTMSNEYIESVWHILGTIHDKGLLYKGHKVSPYCPSCQTSLSSHEVAQGYKDVKDLSATVKFKLKDRDNEFILGWTTTPWTLPANVALAVNAKLEYVRIQTGTEIHITAKALAQKAMSADSVILETIEGSALLGLRYEAPFSFITVDKGHYVVNGDFVTADSGTGIVHIAPAYGEDDYRLVQENDLSFVQVVDGSGKYTKAVTPLAGRFVKDCDVDIIKLLHEKGLLFHKEKYEHSYPHCWRCDSPLLYYALESWFIQTTAVKDAMIANNQQVNWYPDHIKDGRFGNFLEQMVDWNISRSRYWGTPLNVWECPACKKQTAPKSIADLANLTDSNLDELELHKPYVDNITFPCPSCSTLMVRTPEVIDVWFDSGSMPFAQYHAPFENKELWKSQYPADVVVEGIDQTRGWFYSLLAVSTLYNGELPYRNVLATGHVLDENGQKMSKSKGNALDPVELIHEYGADSLRWALIEDSAPWNQKRFSVKNVQEAKSKLVDTLTSLHHFYKLYADIDGFNPKSSIEAGSLTLMDKWANSRLASTVSQVNKEMENFQLTNAARHIGNLLEDVSNWYIRRNRERFWSEGMTADKTCAYHTLYNLLVQITKLLAPFTPFTAEDIHYKLTGKSVHLEDFPKTDELTIDLELEQKMSAVREIVELGRSIRHQTQVKTKQPLAMMAIVSNELTSDVLRSFSEIIKSELNVKQIDWAESSKGYIQHSLKLNFKNAGKRLGKLANPVHNALSTLTQKEIEQFLHNGQLTLNLDGQQVELQKEDVLVYKSASMSGYSEASNRNFTVIIDTSITAELAQEGFIRDFIRSVQDLRKQKNLPVEKRIDLKLGGSQEFLSLVREHESLISSGILLNNIYYQMSDNMVEMQVGNYQVFVSFE